The Mauremys mutica isolate MM-2020 ecotype Southern chromosome 1, ASM2049712v1, whole genome shotgun sequence genome has a segment encoding these proteins:
- the CDKN1B gene encoding cyclin-dependent kinase inhibitor 1B — MSNVRISNGSPTLERMEARQSEYPKPSACRNLFGPVNHEELNRDLKKHRKEMEEACQRKWNFDFQNHKPLAGRLEWQAVEKGSSPDFYFRPPRPPKVACKSATQESLDVNGNCPTVIVVGSQGISEDTHSVEQKTDVSENQTDLADQCTGQRKRPTTDDSSPQPKRANTTEEEVSEESPSASSVEQTPKKSSPRRRQT; from the exons atgtcaAACGTGCGTATTTCGAATGGGAGCCCGACCCTGGAGCGGATGGAAGCCCGGCAGTCGGAGTATCCCAAGCCTTCCGCTTGCAGGAACCTCTTTGGGCCCGTGAATCACGAAGAGTTAAACAGGGACTTAAAGAAGCACCGCAAGGAGATGGAAGAGGCATGTCAAAGGAAGTGGAATTTTGATTTCCAGAATCACAAGCCCCTGGCCGGCAGGTTAGAGTGGCAAGCCGTGGAGAAAGGGAGCTCGCCCGACTTCTACTTCAGACCCCCGAGGCCCCCCAAAGTCGCTTGCAAATCTGCCACCCAGGAGAGTTTGGATGTAAATGGAAACTGCCCAACGGTGATTGTAGTCGGTTCTCAGGGAATCTCAGAGGACACTCACTCTGTAGAGCAAAAAACTGATGTATCTGAAAATCAAACGGACTTAGCAGACCAGTGCACTGGGCAAAGAAAACGACCAACGACGGATG attctTCTCCTCAACCTAAAAGAGCCAACACAACAGAAGAAGAGGTTTCAGAAGAATCCCCGAGTGCCAGTTCAGTGGAGCAAACACCCAAGAAATCCAGCCCAAGAAGACGTCAAACGTAA